GGGCGAGCAGGGTGATCGCGGTCGTGATCGCGGGAAGGCGGAGCGTGCGCATGTTCCGAGCGACGTGCCGGAGGTGAACCGAAGTGATCGAAGCGGGGGTGTGGACAGCTCCCCGAAGATATCCATTCCGCGCGGGGACACAAACCACCATCGTTCACCCTGTCGTCCGTCTCCGCTCGAGACGTTGAACGGCCTGGCGCTGCAGCCGAGGCTCCACGCTGAAGCCGAGGAACCGTACAGCCCAGGGGCATGGCTGCAGCCAGGGATCGCGCCGCAGCGAAGGACCCGCGGTGTGGCCGAGCGCCTGCGCTGACGCGGAGCGCTCGCACCGTAGCCGAGGGATCGAACGCCGCGGAGCTGGACGAGGCCAGGCGCTTCCCCCTCTGTCGGCCGGATCCCCTCCGCAGGCTCTTCGAATTCGTGGCGCTCGGCTCGGTCGAGGTGCGATCGCTGGAGGCGCCCACCCGCTTCGCGGGCTTCGATGAGTACTGGGAGCCCTTCCTCGGTGGACAGGGGCCGGCGCCGGGATACGTCGCCTCGCTGAGCGGGACGCAGAGGGAGGCGCTTCGAGCGCGGCTCGAACAGACGCTCCCGAGAGATTCGGACGGCGGGATCCCTCTGACCGCGCGTGCCTGGGCCGTGCGCGCGAGGAAACCTCAATGATACCTACACCGCAGATCACTCTCCGTGACGCCCGCGCGGAGGACGCCCCGCGGCTGGCCGAGCTCCACGTACGAACCTTTCGCGAGACGCACAAGGGCGGCCCGGAGGTGGAGTTCCGCGAGCAGCAGTGGCGCGAGAAGTTTCGCTCCGGGCAACTGGTCTTCTGTGTGGTCCTCGAGACCGACTCGCGCGAGCTCATCGGTTTCGCCAGCGGTGAGCTGCACCGGGCGGAGCCGCCTGGCTACGGCGGCGAGCTGAACAAGATCTACCTCCTGCGGGAGTGGCAGGGCCGCGGCCTGGGGCACCGCCTCCTCTGCGCCTCCGCCGCGCGCTTCCTGCGGGCGGGGATCCCCTCGATGCTGCTCTTTGGCGATGCGGCGAGCCGCAGCAACGGCTTCTACGAGGCGATGGGAGGCACCCGCTTGCTCGCACCGAGCGGCGAGTTTCACGGCGGATACGGGTGGTCCGACCTCACGCGGCTGCAGTCGATCTGCGGATCCAGGACCGTGGCGCGAGCGAACGATCCTGTCTGACGGCAGGCTCCGGTCGGCGCGATGGGACGGAAGCTGCGGAGGTGTTGTCAGGCAACCTGCGCTACGTTCAATCGAAATCCGACTTGGTTGGAATGACGGTCCGGGCGGAGGCGATCCAGGAGCGACTAAGCCACCTGTACCACCACCACGCGGAAGCCGATGTGGTCGGAGCGTAGGTAGGGCTCGAAACGCAGGCGCGCTGCCGAGCGGCAGAGCTCCGCGCCTTCGATCCATGCCCCGCCGCGGCGCACCCGCGAGTAGCTGCCGTCGCGGTTGGGCACGCCCACCCTGGCATACAGATCGGGATCGGTGCCCCCCGGCAGGCGCGAGTGATACCAGTCGCGGCACCACTCCCAGACGTTGCCGTGCATGTCGTGGATGCCCCACACATTCGGAGGATAGCGGTCGACCGGCGTCGAGCTTCCCGTCGCCCGCGCCGCCTGACCCGCGGGAACGGGATTCAGTGCGAAGTTCGCCTCCTCCAGCTCCAGCGTGTCGCCGAACGCCGTGGCACTCGTGCTTCCCGCCCGACAGGCGTACTCCCACTGCGCCTCAGTGGGTAGACGCGCCTCCCATCCCTCCGGCAGCGCGCCGCTCGCGCGGCCGCGGGCGGTGAGGCGCGCGCAGACCTCCTCGGCGTCCGAGAAGTTAACCCAGTAGACAGGGTGCTCGTCGCCAAGGCCGAACCTCGCGGTGGGCACGCGCTCCGGGAAGGCGCCGACGAATCGCTCCCACTCCCCCTGCGTGATCTCGAACGCCCCGATCCAGAAGCCGCGGGTCAGCGTGACGTCGACCTGCGCCTCATCCGGGCGGCGACCAGACTCGCCGGATGGGCTGCCCATCCGGTACGTCCCGGCAGGGCACCACCGCAACGCCACCCCCTCCAGCACACGCCGGTCTCCAGGATGCACCCCGGCGAAGTCGGATATCGGATCTCCCGCCGCGCGGCTCCCCGCCCCCATCGTAACCGACCTCTCCGACCGGCCGCCACCCTCCCGCCGACATGCCGTCGCCGGCAGGCCGATCATCCCCCCGAGCACACCCGTAAAGACTGCCACGAACTGGCGTCGCGACGCCACATTGACCTCCTCGCCATTCCCGGGATTCCGACCGCGGAATTACGAATTACGAATTACGAATGGGGATTGAACGTGGGTTCTCGCAGCGATCCCTTCCAGCGCCGGGGCGGCTCGGTCTGCCGCAGGCCTCCACGCTCAGCAGTGGCCGCCGGCTCTGTCGACCGCCGTAATTCAAAATTCAAAATTCAAAACTCAAAATCTCTATCAGTAATTCGTAATTCGTAATTCGTAATTCGCAATTACCTTTCCGACCACACCGCGAGCTCATTGCCGCCGGGATCGGCGAAGTGGAATCGCCTGCCGCCCGGGAAGCTGAAGATGTCGCGCACGATGGTGCCGCCCTGCTCGCGCACACGTTCGAGGGTCGCCTCGAGATCGTTGGCGTAGAGGACCACCAGCGCCGATCCCGCCTCGGTGGACGCGTGCCGGTCGGACCGGAAGAAGCCGCCGTCGAGCCGACCGTCGTTGAAGGCGCAGTAGTCCGGGCCATAATCCTCGAAGGTCCAGCCGAAGGCGGCGGTGTAGAACGCCTTCACGGCGTCGAGGTCCCGCGCCGGGAGCTCGATGTAGTCGATAGTGCGGTCGGCATGCATGGGGACCTCTCGGGAGCAGGATGGGGAGCTACGAATTAGGAATTACGAATTACGAATTACGAATTACGGAACACGGATTACGGATTACGGATTACGGATTACGGGTGACGCGCCGTGGATGATGATCTCCGAACAGTGATGCTATGGGAGGGGCGACGACGCCAGGGAGACGATGCCGACCATGCGACAGCAAGACGAGGAGACAAGGAGTGAACGGGGAGCAAGGTCATGGGGTGAGAGGGTGACGAGCAGACAAGTCGAGGACGAGACACGGAGACAGCCGACGGCGCGACGCTGACACCGTCGGCTGGAGGTCTGCCAACGCGGTCTCCTTGTCCCTTGTCACCTTGTCACCCCGTCACCTTGTCCAGCCCGCCCCGCCCGCTCCCCAGCCACCCGCGCTGCCACCGCCGCCACCCGCCTCCGCATCTCCGGCGGATGGAGCACCTCGGCGTCGGGGCCGTGCTCGAGGACGTGGCGCACCAGCCAGGCCGGGTCGGCGACGCGGTAGTGCACGACCACGGAGCCGTCCTCGCCGCGCTCGACGGGGCCGCGCTCCTCGATCCAGCGCGCGATGCGCGGGGAGAAGCGCACCGCCACCTCGATCTCCTCCACCTCCTCACCCGCCCGATAGACGCGACCCTCCCGGACGTAGGCGTCGGCGTCGAAGCCCTCGGGGACGGTGAAGCGCTCCTCGCCCACTTCGATTGCCACCACGCGGTCGGCGCGGAACACGCGTACGTCTCCGCTCCGATGACAGAAAGCGACGAGGTACCACTTGCCCCCCGCGGACAGGAGCACGTAGGGGTCGACGGTGCGGCGCTCGGGCTCGGGGGCCAGCGGCTTCAGGTAGGCGATCTCGCACCGGCGCCGCTCCCGGGCCGCGCGCACCAACGCTTCGCGGATCTCGCCGGGAGTGTTGGCATCCGCGTTCACGACGATGCGCTCGAGCTCCTCACCGGGTGCGGCCCCCAGCACTCCCGCCTCCAGCCGCTCGGCGAGCGCCAGCAGCGCCGGACGGCGGAGCGGATCGGTCTCGGTCGCCATCACCCGCAAGCCCAGGCCGAGCGCGAGCGTCTCCCGCGGGGTCAGGCGCGGGGGGCGCCGGAACTCGCCGGTGGTGAAGATCTCCACTTCGTCCGCCTCGATGAGCACCTGCACGTTGCTGCCGCTCCCGGCGGGGTGGTAGTACTCGCGTGTGTAGAGCTCCTCCAGGTCGGCCAGCAATCGCTCGGGTGAGACACCCATCTCCTCGGCCAGCTCCGCGAGGGGGACGCCGCCGGCGCGGGCCGCCCGCGGGAGCAGGGCCAGCAGCCGGCCGAGCTGGGCCTCGGATGTGTCGCGCTCAGGCATGGGTCGCCGCCTCCGAATCGGCCTCGGCGTAGAGGGCCTCGACACGGCGCGCCATCTCCTGCAGGTCCTCCCGCAGCTCAGCGGGCGACAGGATTTCTGCCTCACCCGCGAGGCTCAGGATCCAACGTAGGAAGGGATCGGGTCGCGCCACGCGGAAACGCCGCACCACCGCGCCATCCTCCTCCTCGCGCACCTTCTCCCCCTCGCGGTTCCGCTCCACCCTGACCGAGAGCGGAAAGCGAAAGCGCACCTCGGTCTCGATCGCCTCTTCCTCCCCCAGCTCCCAGGCGCGCAGATCCAGGTAGTCGCGCAGGGAGAAATCCTCGGGGATGGCGTAGTCGGGCGACTTCGGGGCCTTGCTATTGACTGTCACTTCTTCCATCCGCGAGACCCGGAATACGCGGATTCCGTCCGCCGCGTCGTCCCGCCCCACCAGGTACCAGTCGCCCTGGAAGAAGAGACCGTACGGGGCGACCTCCCGCTGCGTCACCCGCCCTCGATAGATGCCGTGGTAGGCGAAGCGCACCCGCTTGCGGCCGAGCAGCGCCCCGGAGAGGACGCGCAGTCGCGCGAGCACCTCGCGGGCGCCGGGGGGCTCCACCCACCTGACCGGGTCCTCCGGAAAGCGCTCCGGATCGAGGTCGAAGGCGAGCTTGCGCAGGGCGCTGGTGGCCTCGTCGGCGAAGGGGAAGGCGGGGATGGTTGTGGCCCGTCGCAACGCCTCGAGGGCGAGCTCCGCCTCGGCCGGGGAGAGATCGAGGGAGGGGACGTCGAGGTACGGCCGCGGCCCGCGTCCTGGTGGTGCCTCGACTTCCCCCGTGTGCCCGGAGATCAGACGCAGGTAGGGGAGATAGAAGTCGCGGTGCGCGATGCGGTATCCCTCGTACTGGTCGACCCCGCCGCCGACCGTGTAGGGGACCGGCTCGAGCGGCACCCCCAACCTGCGCAGGTCGTCCTTGTCGCGCTCGAAGGTGCGGCGCGCCGTTGCGCGCGAGGTGGCATCGCCGTCGATCCACTTCTCCGCGTAGGCCGGCAGCTCCTCCATGATCTGCTCCACCGGCACCGGGACGCGGCGTCCGAGCAGGTAGGAGAGGAGGTCGAGCCAGCGTTGCGTTCGGGTTGGCGG
The window above is part of the Longimicrobiaceae bacterium genome. Proteins encoded here:
- a CDS encoding GNAT family N-acetyltransferase, giving the protein MIPTPQITLRDARAEDAPRLAELHVRTFRETHKGGPEVEFREQQWREKFRSGQLVFCVVLETDSRELIGFASGELHRAEPPGYGGELNKIYLLREWQGRGLGHRLLCASAARFLRAGIPSMLLFGDAASRSNGFYEAMGGTRLLAPSGEFHGGYGWSDLTRLQSICGSRTVARANDPV
- a CDS encoding formylglycine-generating enzyme family protein; this encodes MASRRQFVAVFTGVLGGMIGLPATACRREGGGRSERSVTMGAGSRAAGDPISDFAGVHPGDRRVLEGVALRWCPAGTYRMGSPSGESGRRPDEAQVDVTLTRGFWIGAFEITQGEWERFVGAFPERVPTARFGLGDEHPVYWVNFSDAEEVCARLTARGRASGALPEGWEARLPTEAQWEYACRAGSTSATAFGDTLELEEANFALNPVPAGQAARATGSSTPVDRYPPNVWGIHDMHGNVWEWCRDWYHSRLPGGTDPDLYARVGVPNRDGSYSRVRRGGAWIEGAELCRSAARLRFEPYLRSDHIGFRVVVVQVA
- a CDS encoding VOC family protein, whose translation is MHADRTIDYIELPARDLDAVKAFYTAAFGWTFEDYGPDYCAFNDGRLDGGFFRSDRHASTEAGSALVVLYANDLEATLERVREQGGTIVRDIFSFPGGRRFHFADPGGNELAVWSER
- a CDS encoding WYL domain-containing protein, with the protein product MPERDTSEAQLGRLLALLPRAARAGGVPLAELAEEMGVSPERLLADLEELYTREYYHPAGSGSNVQVLIEADEVEIFTTGEFRRPPRLTPRETLALGLGLRVMATETDPLRRPALLALAERLEAGVLGAAPGEELERIVVNADANTPGEIREALVRAARERRRCEIAYLKPLAPEPERRTVDPYVLLSAGGKWYLVAFCHRSGDVRVFRADRVVAIEVGEERFTVPEGFDADAYVREGRVYRAGEEVEEIEVAVRFSPRIARWIEERGPVERGEDGSVVVHYRVADPAWLVRHVLEHGPDAEVLHPPEMRRRVAAVAARVAGERAGRAGQGDGVTR
- a CDS encoding WYL domain-containing protein → MPPTRTQRWLDLLSYLLGRRVPVPVEQIMEELPAYAEKWIDGDATSRATARRTFERDKDDLRRLGVPLEPVPYTVGGGVDQYEGYRIAHRDFYLPYLRLISGHTGEVEAPPGRGPRPYLDVPSLDLSPAEAELALEALRRATTIPAFPFADEATSALRKLAFDLDPERFPEDPVRWVEPPGAREVLARLRVLSGALLGRKRVRFAYHGIYRGRVTQREVAPYGLFFQGDWYLVGRDDAADGIRVFRVSRMEEVTVNSKAPKSPDYAIPEDFSLRDYLDLRAWELGEEEAIETEVRFRFPLSVRVERNREGEKVREEEDGAVVRRFRVARPDPFLRWILSLAGEAEILSPAELREDLQEMARRVEALYAEADSEAATHA